A single genomic interval of Candidatus Hydrogenedentota bacterium harbors:
- a CDS encoding tetratricopeptide repeat protein — MTNGTTMRKCLTALMLCCLAPAACPAQEAGSGGDQLDFANGLFSRGFFEEAAEEYDVFLQANPSGPEAPNAWFRLGQCAQASGAADKAAAAFVKAAELTQDPALRMRARLGLGESLVSAKKNAEAVDVLAPLCGEEQSAEVRGRALYYLGRAQASLDKQEEAAKSFEALVSALPDHALTPYAQYQLAFVQMARNLHEDAAITFSHVAENTKADAALRMESRFRTAEIYDKIGWFSAAVGAYEQLKAEFPDSDYARRADYGYAWSLYHARKYPEAGAAAEKFLAANADPALVPGMQYLLANCLQQQKEFDRALEIYRALPEKHPDSPFAAQAKAKVPWALHLKGDPAGAKAAALAYLQVDKESPAAGEVGFLLGLLLNAEGNNEDARQEFRLVAEKFPDSEFAAEALYKSGECTLQLGMRDDAAKTFEEFVRRYPDNPLAAEAILRAGDAQFNSQDFAKAVEKYTALLAAPATPEAEENARYRLAITYHNMKERAKAAEQYQALLEKFPASRYAAQALFHLGEFQLREQKDALKAIESYQASLDKSPGPDLSALALRGLALARYERKDYEMAADQFLRLVREFPQTALPEEVYTWCGQWFYDAAKWAEAIAVLDGLLKALPEYPYADKVRFTTAECAEKAGDAADALARYQATVEANPTGAKAVEAKYRMARLHEQAGEVDKALALYEEASSANTGEVAAQARFRLGELFEARGEHERAARNFMRVAILFLHETLSPQALARAGQCYEQAGLAAQALGAYDELLKDYPESEPAPKAREAVDRLRQAETPAAPAKEPGA, encoded by the coding sequence TTGACGAACGGAACCACCATGCGCAAGTGCCTGACCGCGCTGATGCTGTGCTGCCTCGCGCCGGCCGCCTGCCCCGCCCAGGAGGCCGGATCGGGGGGGGACCAACTCGACTTTGCAAACGGCCTCTTCAGCCGGGGGTTCTTCGAGGAGGCGGCGGAGGAGTATGACGTCTTTCTTCAGGCAAACCCCTCCGGCCCCGAAGCCCCCAACGCCTGGTTCCGGCTCGGACAGTGCGCCCAGGCTTCCGGCGCCGCAGACAAGGCCGCCGCGGCCTTTGTAAAGGCCGCCGAACTGACCCAGGACCCCGCGCTGCGGATGCGCGCCCGCCTCGGCCTGGGCGAGTCGCTGGTGTCCGCCAAAAAGAACGCCGAAGCGGTGGACGTGCTCGCCCCGCTCTGCGGCGAGGAGCAGTCCGCCGAGGTCCGCGGGCGCGCGCTCTACTATCTCGGACGCGCCCAGGCCTCCCTGGACAAACAGGAGGAGGCGGCCAAGTCGTTTGAGGCCCTCGTTTCCGCGCTGCCGGATCACGCCCTCACCCCCTACGCCCAGTACCAGCTCGCCTTCGTGCAGATGGCCCGGAACCTCCACGAGGACGCTGCCATCACCTTCTCGCATGTCGCCGAAAACACCAAGGCCGACGCCGCCCTCCGCATGGAGAGCCGCTTCCGCACCGCCGAGATTTACGACAAGATCGGCTGGTTCAGCGCCGCCGTGGGGGCCTACGAGCAGCTTAAAGCCGAGTTCCCGGACTCCGACTATGCCCGGCGGGCCGACTACGGCTACGCCTGGTCCCTCTACCACGCCCGGAAATACCCCGAAGCCGGCGCCGCCGCAGAAAAATTCCTGGCAGCCAACGCGGACCCCGCGCTGGTCCCCGGCATGCAGTATCTTCTTGCCAACTGCCTGCAGCAGCAGAAGGAGTTCGACCGGGCCCTGGAGATTTACCGGGCCCTTCCCGAGAAGCACCCCGACTCCCCCTTCGCCGCCCAGGCAAAGGCGAAAGTCCCCTGGGCGCTGCACCTGAAAGGCGACCCGGCGGGCGCAAAGGCCGCCGCCCTCGCCTACCTCCAGGTGGACAAGGAGTCGCCGGCCGCCGGCGAGGTCGGTTTCCTGCTCGGGCTGCTGCTTAACGCCGAAGGCAACAACGAGGACGCCCGGCAGGAGTTCCGTCTCGTTGCGGAGAAGTTCCCGGACAGCGAGTTCGCCGCCGAGGCCCTCTACAAGTCCGGCGAGTGCACCCTCCAACTGGGCATGCGCGACGACGCCGCCAAGACCTTTGAGGAGTTCGTCCGCCGCTACCCGGACAACCCCCTGGCGGCGGAGGCAATTCTCCGGGCGGGCGACGCGCAGTTCAACTCCCAGGACTTCGCGAAGGCCGTTGAGAAGTACACCGCCCTGCTGGCCGCCCCCGCGACCCCCGAAGCCGAGGAAAACGCCCGCTACCGCCTCGCCATCACCTACCACAACATGAAGGAGCGCGCAAAGGCCGCGGAACAGTACCAGGCCCTGCTCGAAAAGTTTCCCGCCTCGCGTTACGCGGCGCAGGCCCTCTTTCACCTCGGCGAGTTCCAGCTCCGGGAACAGAAGGACGCGCTGAAGGCCATCGAATCCTATCAGGCGTCGCTGGACAAATCCCCCGGCCCCGACCTCTCCGCCCTGGCGCTCAGGGGACTTGCCCTGGCCCGGTACGAGCGCAAGGATTACGAGATGGCCGCGGACCAGTTCCTGCGGCTGGTACGGGAGTTCCCCCAGACGGCCCTCCCCGAGGAGGTGTACACCTGGTGCGGCCAGTGGTTCTACGATGCGGCGAAATGGGCCGAAGCCATCGCCGTGCTGGACGGGCTTCTCAAGGCCCTTCCGGAATACCCCTACGCCGACAAGGTCCGGTTCACCACCGCGGAGTGCGCGGAGAAGGCCGGAGACGCCGCGGACGCCCTTGCCCGATACCAGGCGACCGTGGAGGCCAACCCCACGGGTGCCAAGGCGGTGGAGGCCAAATACCGCATGGCCCGACTCCACGAGCAGGCGGGGGAGGTGGACAAGGCGCTGGCGCTCTACGAGGAGGCCTCCTCCGCGAACACCGGCGAGGTGGCGGCGCAGGCCCGGTTCCGTCTGGGCGAACTCTTTGAGGCCCGGGGCGAGCATGAGCGCGCCGCCCGCAACTTCATGCGCGTCGCCATTCTCTTCCTCCACGAGACGCTTTCGCCCCAGGCCCTCGCGCGCGCCGGACAGTGCTATGAGCAGGCCGGCCTCGCCGCGCAGGCGCTCGGCGCCTATGACGAACTGCTGAAGGACTACCCCGAATCAGAGCCCGCGCCGAAGGCCCGGGAGGCCGTGGACCGCCTCCGGCAGGCGGAAACGCCCGCCGCCCCCGCGAAGGAGCCCGGCGCATGA
- a CDS encoding VWA domain-containing protein: MTSRRTMMGVSFLVSAVIYTAMLLVAPYVTLMEANRSAAVAMNMVHISLTDDVPSVTPPPEEDPVAAPSRPGSIGELLSQPGEAPLDAPPGQNAAPAEIPDLVGRVAGEPIAREHELNFDPASLERADAKIIEIDRDSARSEVEVPRKLVRPSPDRILEPGVFPALRSEGFAPGDIPLEPVPQGIGLAPAPGAALSGPDPIAPVTPPAPVPEPVQKAIEAPLADLPIEHEVREAKAESDYVFLDDMLDIQVNTYTQPGEPLGFFELVVSPRQGQTVEVIPKDITFVVDASQSVMQRKLDLVSRGLAQVIMQLRPEDYFNLVIFRDNPSPFQPQRVPATEANKTAATALLRGLESKSQTDVYKALNPVVVEAPRPGIPGMILISSDFRPTTGVQNSREIINGLSRENAQRNSIYAFGVGNTVNRYTMEFLAYRNNGHARITPDIEKAPPELAAFFQEISDPVLTGIQVNFSRIDEQGVYPAQIPDFFTHSGVTLYGRFDPAKDRQFVMRMTGWAGDRKKEVVFRAELDKAGKGGASIPGKWAFAKSYALISEMSEKGETPELLNQLRELSRKYNVRTSYDQ, from the coding sequence ATGACCAGCCGGCGCACCATGATGGGGGTCTCCTTTCTGGTCAGCGCGGTCATCTACACCGCGATGCTGCTGGTCGCACCCTACGTGACCCTCATGGAAGCCAACCGTTCGGCCGCCGTGGCCATGAACATGGTACACATCTCCCTGACTGACGACGTCCCGTCCGTCACCCCGCCCCCCGAGGAGGATCCCGTGGCGGCCCCCTCACGGCCGGGGAGCATCGGGGAGCTGCTTTCCCAGCCCGGCGAGGCGCCCCTGGACGCCCCCCCTGGACAGAATGCGGCCCCGGCAGAAATCCCGGACCTCGTCGGCCGGGTGGCGGGGGAACCCATCGCGCGGGAGCATGAACTCAATTTCGACCCCGCATCCCTGGAGCGGGCCGACGCCAAGATCATCGAAATAGACCGGGACAGCGCACGCAGCGAGGTGGAGGTGCCCCGAAAGCTCGTGCGGCCGAGTCCGGACCGCATCCTGGAGCCGGGCGTCTTTCCTGCCCTGCGCAGTGAGGGCTTCGCGCCCGGGGACATCCCCTTGGAGCCTGTTCCCCAGGGAATTGGCCTGGCCCCCGCGCCCGGGGCCGCGCTGTCCGGCCCGGACCCCATTGCTCCGGTCACCCCCCCCGCGCCCGTCCCCGAACCCGTGCAGAAGGCCATCGAGGCCCCCCTGGCCGACCTTCCCATCGAGCACGAGGTCCGGGAGGCCAAGGCGGAGAGCGACTACGTTTTCCTGGACGACATGCTCGACATCCAGGTGAACACCTACACGCAGCCCGGCGAGCCCCTCGGCTTCTTTGAGCTGGTCGTCTCCCCCAGGCAGGGCCAGACGGTCGAAGTCATCCCAAAGGACATCACCTTCGTCGTGGACGCCTCCCAGAGCGTCATGCAGCGGAAGCTGGACCTCGTCTCCCGGGGACTTGCGCAGGTGATCATGCAGCTGCGCCCCGAGGACTACTTCAACCTCGTGATCTTCCGTGACAACCCGTCGCCCTTCCAGCCGCAGCGGGTTCCCGCCACCGAGGCCAACAAGACGGCCGCCACGGCCCTCCTCAGGGGGCTGGAGTCGAAAAGCCAGACGGACGTGTACAAGGCACTCAACCCCGTGGTGGTCGAGGCGCCCCGTCCGGGAATTCCCGGCATGATCCTCATCTCGTCCGACTTCCGCCCCACCACGGGGGTCCAGAACAGCCGCGAGATCATCAACGGCCTCAGCCGGGAAAACGCCCAGCGAAACAGCATCTATGCCTTCGGCGTCGGCAACACCGTGAACCGCTACACCATGGAGTTTCTGGCCTACCGGAACAATGGCCATGCGCGGATCACCCCTGACATTGAGAAGGCCCCGCCCGAACTCGCGGCGTTTTTCCAGGAAATCAGCGACCCCGTGCTCACGGGCATCCAGGTCAACTTCAGCCGGATTGACGAGCAGGGGGTTTACCCCGCCCAAATCCCGGACTTCTTCACCCATAGCGGCGTCACCCTGTACGGGCGTTTCGACCCGGCCAAGGACCGGCAGTTCGTCATGCGCATGACCGGATGGGCTGGAGACCGGAAGAAGGAGGTGGTCTTCCGCGCCGAACTGGACAAGGCGGGGAAGGGCGGGGCCTCCATTCCGGGCAAGTGGGCCTTTGCCAAGTCCTACGCCCTGATCAGCGAGATGTCGGAAAAGGGGGAGACCCCCGAACTCCTGAACCAGCTCCGGGAACTCTCAAGGAAGTACAATGTGCGCACCTCCTACGACCAGTAA
- a CDS encoding DegT/DnrJ/EryC1/StrS family aminotransferase: MRVPLLDLKAQYAEIREEVEAAVREVLESQLFRGGPQVDSFEAEMAAYTGCGHATGVASGTDALYLLFRALELKPGEEVITTPFTFFATAAAIVNAGGVPVFADVRPDTLTLDPAAVEALITPRTRAIVPVHLFGHCADMDALLDLGRRHGIPVIEDAAQALGASHSGRRVGSLGWAAAVSFYPTKNLGAAGEGGMVLTNDPALDDKIRLLRCHGARAAYVHEMVGVNSHLPAVQAAVLRVKLRHLDRWNDARRDHARRYTEALEGTDSIVLPVELPGCRHIYHQYVVRIPRRDAAKALFHSERVGCGVFYPVPLHRQACFAAHTEGVSCPVAEKACGEVLALPVYPELTDAQIDTVAALLRRHVGAAD; the protein is encoded by the coding sequence ATGCGGGTTCCCCTGTTGGATTTAAAGGCGCAGTACGCGGAAATCCGCGAAGAGGTCGAGGCGGCCGTGCGGGAGGTGCTGGAATCGCAGCTCTTCCGCGGCGGGCCGCAGGTGGACTCCTTCGAGGCGGAGATGGCCGCGTACACGGGATGCGGGCACGCCACGGGCGTGGCCTCGGGCACGGACGCCCTGTATCTCCTCTTCCGCGCCCTCGAGCTGAAGCCGGGGGAGGAGGTGATCACAACGCCGTTCACCTTTTTCGCCACGGCGGCGGCCATTGTGAACGCCGGCGGGGTTCCGGTGTTTGCCGATGTGCGCCCCGACACCCTGACGCTGGACCCCGCCGCCGTGGAGGCGCTCATCACCCCGCGCACGCGGGCCATCGTTCCCGTGCATCTTTTCGGGCACTGCGCGGACATGGACGCCCTGCTGGACCTGGGCAGGCGGCATGGCATTCCCGTCATTGAGGACGCCGCGCAGGCGCTGGGCGCCTCGCACAGCGGGCGCAGGGTGGGATCCCTCGGCTGGGCCGCCGCGGTGAGTTTCTACCCGACGAAGAACCTGGGGGCTGCCGGCGAGGGCGGCATGGTGCTCACGAACGACCCCGCCTTGGACGACAAGATACGGCTGCTGCGCTGCCACGGCGCGCGCGCGGCGTATGTGCATGAGATGGTGGGGGTCAACAGCCATCTTCCGGCCGTGCAGGCCGCCGTTTTGCGGGTGAAACTGCGCCATCTGGACCGGTGGAACGATGCGCGCCGCGACCATGCGCGGCGGTACACGGAGGCCCTGGAAGGCACGGATTCGATAGTTCTTCCCGTCGAGCTTCCCGGGTGCCGGCACATTTACCACCAGTATGTCGTGCGCATCCCCCGCCGGGATGCGGCCAAGGCGCTGTTTCATTCGGAGAGGGTCGGCTGCGGGGTGTTCTACCCCGTTCCCCTTCACCGGCAGGCGTGTTTTGCCGCGCACACAGAAGGCGTCTCCTGTCCGGTGGCGGAGAAAGCCTGCGGCGAGGTGCTCGCCCTGCCCGTCTATCCCGAACTCACGGACGCGCAGATTGACACCGTGGCGGCGCTGCTCAGGAGGCATGTGGGCGCGGCGGACTGA
- a CDS encoding alpha/beta hydrolase — MHSENAFKTGNGLELYAQQWLPDSTIRARLVLLHGFGDHSSRYAHVAAHLNTAGVAVHTYDQRGHGKSPGRRAYISRFEDLLEDLDAFLKWSATDLADAPLFLMGHSMGGMVLTRYAQTRTVDAAGLVFSSPFLGFPDNVPKILLKLASVLSAVLPGLPVGGVDNRGLSRVAGVVSAADADPLAFHGRVAAKTGAQFHETIQTAEKNYGAITLPALVLHGEADRVVPCAGGVRLFKDLGSPDKTLRLFPGGYHELWNDLDQEAFLREVTGWIGARAAAPSA, encoded by the coding sequence ATGCACAGCGAAAACGCCTTCAAGACCGGGAACGGGTTGGAACTTTACGCGCAGCAATGGCTTCCAGACTCCACGATTCGCGCGCGCCTGGTGCTTCTCCACGGCTTTGGCGACCACAGCAGCCGCTATGCGCATGTTGCCGCGCACCTCAACACGGCCGGTGTCGCCGTGCACACCTATGACCAGCGGGGGCACGGAAAATCCCCCGGACGCCGGGCTTATATCTCGCGGTTTGAAGATTTGCTGGAAGACTTGGACGCTTTTCTCAAGTGGTCGGCAACAGACCTCGCGGATGCGCCGCTCTTCCTCATGGGGCACAGCATGGGGGGAATGGTCCTCACGCGCTACGCGCAGACCCGCACCGTTGACGCCGCCGGACTCGTCTTCAGCAGCCCCTTCCTGGGCTTTCCCGACAACGTGCCAAAGATTCTCCTGAAACTTGCCTCTGTGCTGTCCGCGGTGCTTCCGGGCCTTCCGGTGGGCGGGGTGGACAATCGGGGGCTTTCCCGCGTCGCCGGAGTGGTGTCCGCCGCGGATGCCGACCCCCTCGCGTTTCACGGCCGCGTGGCCGCAAAAACAGGGGCGCAGTTCCACGAAACCATCCAGACGGCGGAGAAGAACTACGGGGCGATCACCCTGCCCGCGCTGGTTCTGCACGGAGAGGCGGACCGGGTGGTGCCCTGCGCCGGCGGCGTGCGCCTTTTTAAGGACCTGGGATCCCCCGACAAAACCCTCCGGCTCTTCCCCGGCGGGTATCATGAGCTCTGGAACGACCTGGATCAAGAAGCCTTTCTGCGCGAGGTGACCGGCTGGATAGGCGCGCGCGCCGCGGCGCCGTCCGCATAG
- a CDS encoding substrate-binding domain-containing protein, with the protein MRHMMTALILAGGLMALPAVGQETRVGVLTDGITDTWNNVRALCGEAATEGGAVLDFRMPSPATIEQQNAIAEKMVQDGVKALAVCPIDPQAQAGQLKALAAKLPLILLERDAPDSGRACFIGTDHREAGRLMGEVTKEALPPMIRVLLFTSGEASAAETARLEGLKASLEKGQYFILEVIEDKGDRGIAGARAVEALKKHPEVGGYFGTMPYHAGVLLGAVRAEKRERMVSVIAYGNTPEGRDGLATGGVFAVVRPDLPDLSKKLYGALSALSKGETPPDLPENRCYSAGLLVEKTEKPRNLEDIADALQIPRVLEETTVVPRPSFE; encoded by the coding sequence ATGCGACATATGATGACTGCGCTGATCTTGGCCGGCGGCCTCATGGCCCTCCCGGCCGTTGGGCAGGAAACCCGCGTCGGCGTGCTGACGGACGGAATCACCGACACTTGGAACAATGTCCGCGCGCTCTGCGGCGAGGCCGCGACGGAAGGGGGGGCGGTGCTCGATTTTCGCATGCCCTCACCCGCCACCATTGAACAGCAGAACGCCATTGCGGAGAAGATGGTGCAGGACGGTGTCAAGGCCCTTGCGGTGTGCCCCATTGACCCGCAGGCGCAGGCCGGACAACTGAAGGCTCTGGCCGCGAAACTGCCCCTCATCCTTCTGGAGCGGGACGCCCCCGACTCCGGCCGCGCCTGTTTCATCGGGACCGACCACCGGGAGGCGGGCCGCCTTATGGGAGAGGTGACGAAGGAAGCCCTGCCGCCGATGATCCGGGTGCTCCTCTTCACTTCCGGAGAGGCCTCCGCAGCGGAGACGGCCCGGCTGGAGGGGCTCAAGGCATCCCTGGAGAAAGGCCAGTACTTCATCCTTGAGGTCATCGAAGACAAGGGGGACAGGGGCATCGCGGGCGCGCGCGCCGTGGAAGCCCTCAAGAAGCACCCCGAGGTCGGAGGGTACTTTGGAACCATGCCCTACCACGCCGGCGTGCTTCTCGGCGCGGTGCGCGCTGAAAAACGCGAGCGCATGGTGAGCGTCATCGCCTACGGAAACACCCCGGAAGGCCGGGACGGTCTGGCCACCGGCGGTGTGTTTGCGGTGGTCCGGCCCGATCTTCCGGACCTGTCCAAGAAGCTGTACGGGGCCCTTTCCGCGTTGTCCAAGGGGGAAACGCCGCCGGATCTTCCCGAAAACCGCTGTTATTCCGCGGGACTTCTCGTCGAAAAAACGGAGAAGCCGCGCAACCTGGAGGACATCGCGGATGCGCTGCAAATACCTCGGGTGCTTGAAGAGACTACGGTTGTCCCAAGACCCTCCTTCGAGTGA
- a CDS encoding bifunctional folylpolyglutamate synthase/dihydrofolate synthase: MRHMDLVSDGTPWRDYLSDLILHGVKLGLDNIRALLDGAGNPEGACPSVHLAGTNGKGSTAAFLDTILRRAGFRVGKFTSPHLLDIRERFQINGVPISEECLRDQVFRFREVASGMPSPPTFFELNTAIAFGWFRDERVDAAVVETGMGGRHDATNVLRPELCGITNIALDHTRYLGDTLEAIAFEKAGILKPGVPCVTGLLPGGPAAVVRERAREVGAPLLMAGQDYAFSVSGTPMAPRLTLRHGALELEEVPLGLSGAHQAGNAAIAALAAALLPPPLGPVSGANIARGLAETRWPGRMEKVLDAPPVFLDVAHNPDGMETLAASFPRAVVVFAVSSDKEAAKMLEIIRPAAFPLILTAYTGARSLSVEELSGLAGGTPHISCPGLSEALEAGMARATDETPLLVCGSIYAAGEARRILVSRHGAAAPVF, translated from the coding sequence ATGCGGCATATGGACTTGGTTTCCGACGGGACCCCCTGGCGGGACTATCTTTCCGACCTCATCCTGCACGGCGTCAAGCTGGGCCTGGACAACATTCGGGCGCTTCTTGACGGCGCCGGCAATCCGGAAGGGGCCTGCCCCTCCGTTCATCTGGCGGGGACCAACGGCAAGGGAAGCACGGCCGCGTTTCTGGACACCATCCTCCGTCGGGCGGGTTTTCGTGTGGGGAAGTTCACCAGCCCGCACCTCCTGGACATCCGGGAGCGTTTCCAGATCAACGGCGTTCCCATTTCCGAAGAGTGTCTTCGGGACCAGGTCTTCCGGTTCAGGGAGGTTGCCTCGGGGATGCCCTCCCCCCCGACGTTCTTCGAGCTGAACACCGCCATCGCCTTCGGGTGGTTTCGCGATGAGCGTGTGGATGCGGCGGTGGTGGAGACGGGCATGGGCGGGCGCCACGACGCCACCAATGTGCTGCGGCCTGAACTGTGCGGCATCACAAACATCGCACTGGACCACACGCGTTATCTCGGTGACACGCTGGAGGCAATCGCCTTCGAGAAGGCGGGCATTCTCAAGCCCGGCGTGCCCTGCGTCACGGGCCTCCTGCCCGGGGGGCCCGCGGCGGTGGTCCGGGAGAGGGCGCGCGAGGTCGGGGCACCGCTGCTCATGGCGGGACAGGACTACGCGTTTTCCGTTTCTGGGACACCCATGGCCCCCCGGTTAACCCTCCGCCACGGGGCGCTTGAACTGGAAGAGGTTCCCCTGGGCCTTTCGGGGGCGCACCAGGCGGGCAACGCCGCCATCGCCGCGCTGGCCGCCGCCCTCCTCCCCCCTCCCCTCGGGCCCGTTTCCGGCGCCAACATCGCCCGGGGACTGGCTGAAACGCGGTGGCCCGGGAGGATGGAGAAGGTGCTGGATGCGCCGCCGGTGTTTCTGGACGTGGCGCACAACCCGGACGGCATGGAGACTCTGGCGGCGTCCTTCCCGCGGGCGGTGGTGGTCTTTGCCGTCTCCTCGGACAAAGAGGCCGCGAAGATGCTCGAAATCATCCGCCCGGCGGCGTTTCCCCTCATCCTGACCGCCTACACGGGCGCGCGGTCCCTTTCCGTCGAGGAACTGTCCGGCTTGGCGGGCGGAACGCCGCACATTTCGTGCCCCGGCCTGTCCGAGGCGCTCGAGGCGGGCATGGCGCGCGCCACCGATGAGACGCCTCTTCTGGTGTGCGGGTCCATCTATGCGGCGGGGGAGGCCCGCCGGATTCTGGTCTCGCGGCATGGCGCCGCCGCGCCGGTGTTCTGA
- the ilvN gene encoding acetolactate synthase small subunit → MNKKHTICVLVDNQFGVLARVSGMFSARGYNIISLCVGETENPSVSRMTVTVRGDDTVLAQIMQQLNKLVDVVAVEDLTNTSFVERELVMVKVGAGAKRRGEIIELASIFRAKIVDLDQKTMTVEVTGAQGKVNACIEMLRPYGIEELVRTGTVALARSSRGGGAASGEE, encoded by the coding sequence ATGAACAAGAAGCACACGATCTGCGTGCTGGTGGACAACCAGTTTGGCGTTCTCGCGCGCGTGTCGGGGATGTTCAGCGCGCGCGGCTACAACATCATCAGCCTGTGCGTGGGCGAGACGGAGAACCCGTCCGTCTCCCGGATGACCGTCACCGTCCGCGGGGACGACACGGTGCTGGCGCAGATCATGCAGCAGCTTAACAAGCTGGTGGACGTGGTGGCGGTGGAGGACCTGACGAACACCTCCTTTGTGGAGCGGGAGCTGGTCATGGTGAAGGTGGGCGCGGGCGCGAAGAGGCGCGGCGAGATCATCGAACTGGCCAGCATTTTCCGCGCGAAGATTGTGGACCTCGACCAGAAGACGATGACGGTGGAGGTCACGGGGGCGCAGGGCAAGGTCAACGCCTGCATCGAAATGCTGCGCCCCTACGGGATCGAGGAGCTGGTCCGGACCGGCACGGTCGCCCTGGCCCGCTCATCGCGGGGCGGCGGCGCGGCCTCCGGGGAGGAGTGA